From the Suncus etruscus isolate mSunEtr1 chromosome 19, mSunEtr1.pri.cur, whole genome shotgun sequence genome, one window contains:
- the LOC125997222 gene encoding zinc transporter ZIP4-like, protein MTCRALLPWTLLLTQLLAATAVQPGQLLGALSFQGTLDHASLGGLLNTLVARVHCESGLCGKCLTVEQALALGEPPRGPLNPEHVARLSAAITLYLADPESTCADILAGHWATHADHLLAQLQGPGALIPGLTRLLQRVGARGLRPVPFQGCVELPQLLQEVKELGVPCSPGPVLAALVDHIGNGSCVSSLPAPQYFIDFVFRQHSGDAPSLTLAELTVLMQRLGLARVAESHHHAHDHDPHEDSGQSTQTLATTMLRAATNSNASSIWDTVCLSAREVMDVYSLSVDTGITPEAWAQLSPALLQQQLSGACSSQAKAPVQNQLSQAEQYLYGSLATLLICLLAGLGSLLLCCARCSVVTHYVLQAFLGMAVGTLTGDAVLHLVPKVLGLHAHDKAEDHHHGPQPTWRLLAMLGGFYTFFLFENFFNLLMSVDPKDPKDGPRSHEGQSHSVSLKLEPSELRLPEQPHESLRTDLASEESPELQTQKAERRSRELRSLPYTIVVGDAVNNFADGLAIGIAFASSWKTGVATSLAVFCHEVPQELGDFAAFLHAGVSVRRALLLNFASATTSFAGLYLALGIGITEDNEAWILAVVTGLFLYVALCDMLPAMLKVRDRRPWLLFLLHNVGLLSGWILMLLLSLYEDNITLLWPRPGSIMSPGGLYQGPS, encoded by the exons ATGACCTGCCGGGCCCTGCTCCCATGGACACTGCTGCTCACCCAGTTGCTGGCAGCCACAGCGGTCCAGCCAGGCCAGCTGCTCGGGGCGCTGTCCTTCCAGGGCACTCTGGACCACGCTTCCTTGGGAGGCCTGTTAAATACACTGGTGGCCCGTGTGCACTGCGAGAGCGGGCTGTGTGGAAAG TGCCTGACCGTGGAGCAGGCCCTGGCCCTGGGAGAACCCCCACGGGGGCCTCTGAATCCTGAGCACGTGGCCCGCCTCAGTGCGGCCATCACCCTCTACCTGGCTGATCCCGAGAGCACCTGTGCTGACATCCTGGCCGGACACTGGGCCACCCATGCCGACCACCTCCTGGCCCAGCTCCAGGGTCCCGGGGCACTGATCCCAGGCCTGACCCGGCTGCTGCAGAGAGTTGGAGCCCGGGG GCTGAGGCCTGTCCCTTTCCAGGGCTGCGTGGAGCTGCCTCAGCTGCTGCAGGAAGTGAAGGAGCTGGGGGTCCCCTGCAGTCCCGGGCCCGTGCTGGCTGCCTTAGTGGACCATATCGGGAACGGGTCCTGTGTGTCCAGCCTGCCAGCGCCCCAGTACTTCATTGACTTTGTCTTCCGGCAGCACAGTGGTGATGCTCCCAGTCTTACCCTGGCTG AGCTGACAGTCCTGATGCAGCGCCTAGGGCTGGCTCGAGTGGCTGAGTCGCACCATCATGCCCATGACCATGACCCGCACGAGGACTCAGGACAAAGCACCCAGACTCTGGCCACCACCATGCTCCGTGCCGCCACCAACAGCAACGCCAGCAGCATCTGGGACACA GTGTGCTTGAGTGCAAGAGAGGTGATGGACGTCTACAGCCTCTCGGTAGacacaggaataacccctgaggcctgggcccagctgagccctGCCCTACTCCAGCAGCAGCTGAGTGGGGCCTGCAGCTCCCAGGCCAAGGCTCCAGTCCAGAACCAGCTCAGCCAGGCAGAGC AGTATCTGTACGGCTCCCTGGCCACGCTGCTCATCTGCCTCCTTGCTGGACTGGGATCTCTGCTCCTGTGCTGCGCACGCTGCAGTGTAGTCACCCATTACGTCCTGCAGGCCTTTCTGGGCATGGCTGTGGGCACCCTCACTGGAGACGCCGTCCTGCATCTGGTCCCGAAG GTGCTGGGGCTGCACGCTCACGACAAGGCTGAGGATCATCACCATGGCCCCCAGCCCACCTGGCGCCTCCTGGCCATGCTTGGCGGCTTCTATACCTTCTTCCTCTTTGAGAACTTCTTCAATCTTTTGATGTCTGTGGACCCCAAG GACCCAAAGGATGGACCCCGTAGCCACGAAGGACAGAGCCACAGtgtgtccctgaagctggagccCAGTGAGCTCCGGCTGCCCGAACAGCCCCACGAGAGCTTGAGAACAGACCTG GCGTCAGAAGAGAGCCCGGAGCTGCAGACTCAGAAAGCCGAGAGAAGGAGCCGAG AGCTGAGGTCGCTGCCTTACACGATCGTGGTGGGCGATGCTGTGAACAACTTCGCCGATGGTCTGGCCATAGGCATCGCCTTTGCCTCTTCCTGGAAGACTGGCGTAGCCACTTCCCTGGCAGTGTTCTGCCACGAGGTGCCACAGGAGCTGG GGGACTTTGCTGCCTTCCTCCATGCTGGGGTCTCGGTGCGCCGTGCACTGCTTCTGAACTTTGCTTCTGCGACCACGTCCTTCGCCGGTCTCTACCTGGCACTGGGGATTGGGATCACCGAGGACAACGAAGCCTGGATTCTAGCTGTCGTCACGGGCCTCTTCCTCTACGTGGCTCTCTGTGACATG CTCCCAGCCATGCTGAAAGTGCGGGACCGTCGGCCCtggctccttttccttcttcacaACGTGGGCCTGCTGAGCGGCTGGATCTTGATGCTCCTGCTGTCCCTGTATGAGGATAACATCACCCTCTTATGGCCTCGGCCTGGCTCTATTATGTCTCCTGGTGGCCTTTATCAGGGTCCATCATGA